One Pleurocapsa sp. PCC 7327 DNA segment encodes these proteins:
- a CDS encoding WecB/TagA/CpsF family glycosyltransferase yields MKAVNILNTSIHNLSKLELLEKLNRSGGVVVTPNVDHLMKLRKDPELRVAYQKADFRVCDSKIIQYASIFLGQPIREKISGSDFFPAFYEYNKHNPEIKIFLLGAREGIAKQAKEKINQKVGREIIVGYYSPSIGFEKNEEECQKILELIRKSGATVVAVGLGAPKQEKWITKYREQLKTIKIFLAIGATIDFEAGYKPRSPKWMSEVGLEWFYRLICEPKRLWKRYLLEGIPFFALIIKQKFMAKPIIPSLSFTSPRKKFSNFK; encoded by the coding sequence ATGAAAGCTGTCAATATCCTTAACACATCCATTCATAACTTATCGAAGTTGGAGCTTTTAGAAAAACTCAATCGCTCTGGTGGCGTTGTTGTTACTCCCAACGTCGATCACTTGATGAAGCTGCGCAAAGACCCCGAACTGCGCGTTGCCTATCAAAAGGCAGATTTTCGAGTCTGCGATAGTAAGATTATTCAATACGCATCCATCTTTTTGGGTCAACCCATTCGCGAAAAAATTTCTGGCTCCGATTTTTTTCCAGCTTTCTATGAATACAATAAGCACAACCCAGAGATTAAGATCTTCTTGCTAGGTGCTCGAGAAGGAATCGCCAAACAAGCTAAAGAGAAAATTAATCAAAAAGTCGGACGAGAAATTATTGTTGGTTATTATTCGCCTTCAATCGGTTTTGAGAAAAATGAAGAAGAGTGCCAGAAAATTCTGGAATTGATTAGAAAATCGGGAGCAACTGTTGTTGCCGTTGGTTTAGGCGCTCCCAAACAGGAAAAGTGGATTACTAAGTATAGAGAGCAACTAAAAACCATTAAAATTTTTCTGGCGATTGGGGCAACGATTGACTTTGAAGCCGGTTACAAGCCGCGATCGCCCAAATGGATGAGCGAAGTAGGATTGGAGTGGTTCTATCGATTGATCTGCGAACCCAAACGCTTGTGGAAAAGGTATCTGCTCGAAGGCATTCCCTTTTTTGCATTAATTATTAAGCAAAAATTCATGGCTAAACCTATTATTCCTAGCCTATCCTTTACCTCCCCCCGCAAGAAGTTTAGTAATTTTAAATAA